In Halorientalis sp. LT38, a genomic segment contains:
- the corA gene encoding magnesium/cobalt transporter CorA: protein MIAALVYGADGVTEYDDIAAAKAAAGTTWVRVRDGTPAELESVAETFGVHPLVVEDVRNNVRAKTQSFDGYAFTLLKTVELARGEQSFEDEVRDEAVGICVGTDWVITLAAGPDDPVDRVWDAVVRGDERLLERGPDFTAYRIVDVIVDEYFAVLDDIETDIEAIEEAVTVSTDIETLEEINALRRDLLAFRKVAWPCREAIGVLARGDPPQVREETEKYYRDVYDHLVQVVDLTETYRDLTTGARDIYLNTLSQSTNEVMKVLTVIATIFLPLTFVAGVYGMNFAESPYNMPELTWRYGYPAVLVLMAVITGAMLVYFQRKDYL from the coding sequence GTGATCGCGGCGCTCGTCTACGGGGCCGACGGCGTCACGGAGTACGACGACATCGCCGCGGCGAAGGCGGCGGCCGGGACGACCTGGGTCCGGGTGCGCGACGGGACGCCGGCGGAACTCGAATCCGTGGCGGAGACCTTCGGCGTCCACCCGCTGGTCGTCGAGGACGTCCGCAACAACGTGCGGGCCAAGACCCAGTCCTTCGACGGCTACGCGTTCACGCTGCTCAAGACCGTGGAACTCGCCCGGGGCGAGCAGTCCTTCGAAGACGAGGTTCGCGACGAGGCGGTGGGAATCTGCGTCGGAACCGACTGGGTCATCACGCTCGCAGCCGGGCCCGACGACCCGGTCGACAGGGTCTGGGACGCCGTCGTCCGCGGCGACGAACGGCTGCTGGAACGCGGCCCCGACTTCACCGCTTACCGGATCGTCGACGTGATCGTCGACGAGTACTTCGCCGTCCTCGACGACATCGAGACCGACATCGAGGCCATCGAGGAGGCCGTCACCGTCTCGACCGACATCGAGACGCTCGAGGAGATCAACGCCCTCCGCCGGGACCTGCTCGCCTTCCGCAAGGTGGCCTGGCCCTGCCGGGAGGCCATCGGCGTCCTCGCCCGCGGGGACCCGCCACAGGTCCGCGAGGAGACCGAGAAGTACTACCGGGACGTCTACGACCACCTCGTCCAGGTCGTCGACCTCACCGAGACCTACCGGGACCTGACGACCGGCGCGCGCGACATCTACCTCAACACGCTCTCCCAGTCCACCAACGAGGTGATGAAGGTGCTGACGGTCATCGCGACCATCTTCCTCCCGCTGACCTTCGTCGCCGGCGTCTACGGGATGAACTTCGCCGAGAGCCCGTACAACATGCCCGAGTTGACCTGGCGATACGGCTACCCCGCCGTACTGGTCCTGATGGCCGTCATCACCGGCGCGATGCTCGTCTACTTCCAGCGGAAGGACTATCTATAG
- a CDS encoding type IV pilin — protein MTGSSPDRSATGDARAVSNVVGVLLVVAIVVLLAAVVGNLALGFGGSMGTPAPTFTVETQYQADGSGNDDDRPYLNVTHTGGDTVDGTKLFVVDSDGNEVAWADVWTGSEEVTATDYVHIDGHGSDGALNAACLGETYELIYRPGPEASQILREVEIDRAATPPAEIHC, from the coding sequence ATGACCGGTTCTTCGCCCGATCGTTCGGCCACCGGGGACGCCCGCGCCGTCTCCAACGTCGTTGGGGTCCTCCTCGTCGTGGCCATCGTCGTGCTCCTCGCGGCGGTCGTCGGGAACCTGGCACTCGGGTTCGGCGGGTCGATGGGCACGCCCGCGCCGACGTTCACCGTCGAGACCCAGTATCAGGCCGACGGCTCGGGCAACGACGACGACCGACCGTACCTCAACGTCACCCACACCGGCGGCGATACCGTCGACGGGACGAAGCTGTTCGTCGTCGATTCGGACGGCAACGAGGTGGCCTGGGCCGACGTGTGGACCGGCAGCGAGGAAGTCACGGCGACCGACTACGTTCACATCGACGGCCACGGGAGCGACGGCGCCCTCAACGCCGCCTGTCTGGGCGAGACGTACGAACTGATCTATCGCCCCGGCCCGGAGGCCTCACAGATCCTCCGGGAAGTGGAGATCGACCGGGCGGCGACCCCCCCGGCGGAGATCCACTGCTAG
- a CDS encoding tripartite tricarboxylate transporter permease, which translates to MGVSAWAGVRIAVAPSAAATALAFVLGGAALGVVSGLVPGLHANNMALLLAAGAASVPGPPRLVGAAMLAAGTVHTFLDVVPALALGVPDPAMAATALPGHELVLAGRGREALRLSALGSGLAVALAVPLAVPVTELVTAVYPTIRANLSVVLAAVAVGLVTTEGSYRGKVGAGLALAASGGLGLVTLDLPTGGLVSAGGTLAPLFAGLFGAPVLIEALRGQGVPPQDDATMALSKSAVGGLSAAGTLSGAVVGFIPGVSSAIAATGALLAVPYRFGARGFVVITSGVNTANTVFALLALRALGSPRTGVLVALEESGAPLHFPLLLASVALAAAIGFVLVPTVGDRYLSVVGAIDYAVLSVAVLALLVALSAVLAGPIGVGIFAAATVVGLLPPLFGSRRATLMGVLLVPLALG; encoded by the coding sequence ATGGGAGTCTCGGCCTGGGCAGGCGTCCGGATCGCGGTCGCACCGTCGGCGGCGGCCACGGCGCTGGCGTTCGTCCTCGGCGGGGCGGCGCTCGGCGTCGTGAGCGGCCTCGTCCCCGGGCTCCACGCGAACAACATGGCGCTGCTGCTCGCCGCGGGCGCGGCGTCGGTCCCCGGCCCGCCGCGACTCGTCGGCGCGGCGATGCTGGCCGCCGGCACCGTTCACACGTTCCTCGACGTCGTCCCGGCGCTGGCGCTGGGCGTGCCGGACCCGGCGATGGCCGCGACGGCCCTGCCCGGCCACGAACTCGTGCTCGCCGGTCGGGGCCGGGAAGCGCTCAGGCTGTCGGCGCTCGGGAGCGGGCTGGCTGTGGCGCTGGCGGTCCCGCTCGCGGTACCGGTCACCGAACTCGTGACGGCGGTCTATCCGACGATTCGGGCCAACCTCTCGGTCGTGCTGGCGGCCGTCGCGGTGGGGCTGGTGACCACCGAGGGGTCCTATCGCGGGAAAGTCGGTGCCGGCCTCGCGCTCGCGGCCAGCGGCGGCCTCGGACTGGTGACGCTCGACCTCCCGACCGGCGGGCTGGTGAGCGCCGGCGGGACGCTCGCCCCGCTGTTCGCCGGGCTGTTCGGCGCCCCGGTCCTGATCGAAGCGTTGCGGGGCCAGGGCGTCCCGCCCCAGGACGACGCGACCATGGCGCTCTCGAAATCCGCGGTGGGTGGGCTCTCTGCCGCGGGGACGCTCTCCGGGGCGGTCGTCGGGTTCATCCCCGGTGTCTCCAGCGCCATCGCGGCCACGGGTGCGCTGCTCGCCGTCCCGTACCGCTTCGGCGCGCGCGGATTCGTCGTGATCACCAGCGGCGTCAACACGGCGAACACGGTCTTCGCGCTGCTGGCACTCCGGGCGCTCGGCTCCCCGCGGACGGGCGTCCTCGTCGCGCTGGAGGAGAGCGGCGCGCCGCTTCACTTCCCCCTCCTGCTCGCGAGCGTCGCACTCGCCGCGGCGATCGGGTTCGTCCTCGTGCCGACGGTGGGTGACCGGTACCTGTCGGTGGTGGGCGCGATCGACTACGCGGTCCTGTCGGTCGCCGTGCTGGCGCTGCTGGTCGCGCTCTCGGCCGTCCTCGCCGGTCCGATCGGGGTCGGGATCTTCGCTGCCGCCACGGTCGTCGGCCTGCTCCCGCCCCTGTTCGGGTCGCGACGGGCGACGCTGATGGGCGTGTTGCTGGTGCCGCTGGCACTGGGCTAG
- a CDS encoding histidine kinase N-terminal 7TM domain-containing protein, which produces MWQYTPYTVPLILVALLGAAVAVLTWRQGDSKAETWFVAVVLSVSAWAFAQLLIVSAADQATAEVLVRFGSPVAIFLPISLTVFTLHYTGRSDLVTPRRVRALLLLPFATAAVAVLGDALAIDLARVHLDARMVDAGSYDRLEYAFGPIAYFAAGLSWVMVLGCIVLLYKKFRRSRNVYRKLSALFIVTFVVQLSASVATFTGLSPVPHMLALPFTFLVFGTIALLTTVSVRFLRMIPLDRLLSRLGSDSVVLMARDFVVEEMDAGVLVLDADHRIVDINETAKEMMGVNRPVGRSVAAVVDVDAIVDGGPLLDVLRGDRELTAITDELWIDGADGERCYEVTVSPLTDRETVVGHVVMLHDITRQKRRERVLRDREQELEAQKENLVQQTTKLEHQNERLDEFAGIVSHDLRNPLNVSDGTVELCLHRADPDAETVEVPVEHLETIRDANQRMGAIVDDALTLARQGKAITETESVDLADLAERAWANVDTADATLEADLDLRVPADPDRLLNVFENCFRNAVEHGSTGNRTESDDPDGRAGVTVTLGEIDREAGTGFFVADDGAGIPDEEKSDVLDHGYTTSDDGTGLGLSIVTDVASAHGWEVRVTDSESGGARFEFVGVGGDSVGDHSIDAVLEAADSRSDPAPGTQTRAPDED; this is translated from the coding sequence ATGTGGCAGTACACGCCGTACACGGTGCCGCTGATACTCGTGGCTCTGTTAGGCGCGGCGGTGGCGGTCCTCACGTGGCGGCAGGGTGACAGCAAGGCCGAGACCTGGTTCGTCGCCGTCGTGCTGTCCGTCAGTGCCTGGGCGTTCGCGCAGTTGCTCATCGTCTCGGCCGCGGACCAGGCGACGGCGGAGGTACTGGTTCGGTTCGGATCGCCGGTTGCCATCTTCCTCCCGATCAGCCTCACCGTGTTCACGCTCCACTACACCGGCCGTAGCGATCTGGTCACGCCGCGGCGCGTTCGAGCCCTCCTGCTCCTCCCCTTCGCGACGGCCGCGGTGGCCGTGCTGGGCGACGCGCTGGCCATCGACCTCGCCCGGGTCCATCTCGACGCCCGGATGGTCGACGCGGGGTCCTACGACCGACTGGAGTACGCGTTCGGTCCGATCGCCTACTTCGCGGCCGGGCTCTCGTGGGTGATGGTCCTCGGCTGTATCGTGCTGCTGTACAAGAAGTTCCGCCGCTCCCGGAACGTCTATCGCAAGCTGAGCGCCCTGTTCATCGTGACATTCGTCGTCCAGCTGTCCGCGAGCGTGGCGACGTTCACCGGCCTGAGCCCCGTCCCCCACATGCTCGCACTCCCGTTCACCTTCCTGGTGTTCGGGACGATCGCGTTGCTGACGACCGTGAGCGTCCGCTTCCTCCGGATGATACCCCTCGACCGCCTGCTCTCTCGACTCGGGTCCGATTCGGTCGTCCTGATGGCCCGTGACTTCGTCGTCGAGGAGATGGACGCCGGCGTGCTGGTGCTGGACGCCGACCATCGCATCGTCGACATCAACGAGACGGCCAAGGAGATGATGGGCGTGAACCGCCCGGTCGGTCGGTCCGTGGCCGCGGTGGTCGACGTCGATGCCATCGTCGACGGCGGCCCGTTGCTGGACGTGCTCCGGGGCGACCGCGAGCTGACTGCGATCACCGACGAACTCTGGATCGACGGCGCAGACGGCGAGCGCTGTTACGAGGTCACGGTCTCGCCGCTGACCGACCGGGAGACGGTCGTCGGCCACGTCGTCATGCTCCACGACATCACCCGGCAGAAACGCCGCGAGCGCGTCCTCCGCGATCGCGAACAGGAACTGGAGGCCCAGAAGGAGAACCTCGTCCAGCAGACGACCAAGCTCGAACACCAGAACGAACGCCTCGACGAGTTCGCCGGCATCGTCTCCCACGACCTCCGGAACCCCCTCAACGTCTCCGACGGCACGGTCGAACTGTGCCTGCACCGGGCCGACCCGGACGCCGAGACCGTCGAGGTCCCGGTCGAACACCTCGAGACGATCCGCGATGCCAACCAGCGGATGGGCGCGATCGTCGACGACGCACTGACGCTGGCTCGGCAGGGCAAAGCGATCACCGAGACCGAGTCCGTCGACCTCGCCGACCTGGCCGAGCGGGCCTGGGCGAACGTCGACACCGCCGACGCGACCCTCGAGGCCGACCTCGATCTCCGTGTCCCGGCCGACCCCGACCGCCTGCTCAACGTCTTCGAGAACTGCTTTCGGAACGCTGTCGAACACGGTTCGACAGGCAATCGGACAGAGTCCGATGACCCGGACGGTCGCGCCGGCGTGACCGTCACCCTCGGCGAGATCGACCGCGAGGCCGGGACGGGCTTCTTCGTCGCCGACGACGGCGCCGGCATCCCCGACGAGGAAAAGTCCGACGTGCTCGATCACGGCTACACCACCAGCGACGATGGGACCGGACTGGGGCTCTCGATCGTCACCGACGTCGCCAGCGCCCACGGCTGGGAGGTCCGCGTCACAGACAGCGAGAGCGGGGGCGCTCGCTTCGAGTTCGTCGGCGTCGGCGGAGACTCCGTCGGGGATCACTCGATCGACGCCGTGCTCGAGGCGGCCGACTCGCGGTCGGACCCGGCGCCCGGAACCCAGACGCGAGCGCCGGACGAGGACTGA
- the rpl12p gene encoding 50S ribosomal protein P1: MEYVYAALILNETDAEINEDNITGVLEAAGVDVEESRVKALVAALEDIDIEEAVEQAAAVPAGGAAAPAGGSADAELEEGDDDEGGEEEEAEAEDEGDDEEDDADGEGLGELFG; this comes from the coding sequence ATGGAATACGTTTACGCAGCACTCATCCTGAACGAGACCGACGCAGAGATCAACGAAGACAACATCACGGGCGTCCTCGAGGCAGCGGGCGTCGACGTCGAAGAGTCCCGCGTCAAGGCCCTCGTGGCCGCGCTGGAGGACATCGACATCGAGGAAGCCGTCGAGCAGGCCGCCGCGGTCCCGGCCGGCGGCGCGGCCGCCCCGGCTGGCGGCAGTGCGGACGCCGAACTCGAAGAGGGCGACGACGACGAGGGCGGCGAGGAGGAGGAAGCCGAAGCCGAAGACGAGGGCGACGACGAGGAAGACGACGCCGACGGCGAGGGCCTCGGCGAGCTGTTCGGCTGA
- a CDS encoding 50S ribosomal protein L10 has protein sequence MSAERKTETIPQWKKEEVDELVDTLESYDSIGIVNIAGIPSRQLQAMRRNLHGTAELRVSRNTLMARALDEVDDGLEDLTEYIGGQVGLIGTNANPFTLFQQLEESKTAAPINDGEVAPNDIVIPEGDTGMDPGQFVGELQAVGAEARIQEGSIQVMADSTVLEAGEVVDSQLANVLSELGIEPKEVGLDLQAVFADGVVFEPEELELDVEEYRADIEAATAAAQNLSINAVYPTAQTVGSLLGKGAGEAKSVGLQAAIEDEELMPDLVSKADGQVRALAAQIDDPEALPEELQDVETAESDAEADAEADEGGDDEDESDAADAEPEDADDDDDDDGDAGDAMGAMFG, from the coding sequence ATGAGCGCAGAACGCAAGACCGAGACGATTCCGCAGTGGAAAAAGGAGGAGGTCGACGAGCTCGTCGACACCCTGGAGAGCTACGACTCGATCGGTATCGTCAACATCGCCGGCATTCCGAGCCGGCAGCTCCAGGCCATGCGACGCAACCTCCACGGCACGGCCGAACTCCGCGTCAGCCGCAACACGCTGATGGCGCGGGCCCTCGACGAAGTCGACGACGGACTCGAGGACCTGACGGAGTACATCGGCGGCCAGGTCGGCCTCATCGGCACGAACGCGAACCCGTTCACGCTGTTCCAGCAGCTCGAGGAGTCGAAGACCGCCGCGCCGATCAACGACGGCGAGGTCGCTCCCAACGACATCGTGATTCCGGAGGGCGACACCGGGATGGACCCGGGCCAGTTCGTCGGTGAACTGCAGGCCGTCGGGGCCGAAGCGCGCATCCAGGAGGGGTCGATCCAGGTCATGGCAGACTCCACGGTGCTGGAAGCGGGCGAGGTCGTCGACAGCCAGCTCGCCAACGTCTTGAGCGAACTCGGCATCGAGCCCAAGGAAGTCGGGCTCGACCTGCAGGCCGTGTTCGCCGACGGCGTCGTCTTCGAGCCCGAGGAACTCGAACTGGACGTCGAGGAGTACCGCGCGGACATCGAGGCGGCCACCGCGGCCGCGCAGAACCTCTCGATCAACGCCGTCTACCCGACCGCCCAGACGGTCGGCTCGCTGCTCGGCAAGGGGGCCGGCGAGGCCAAGTCCGTCGGCCTCCAGGCCGCCATCGAGGACGAGGAGCTCATGCCCGACCTGGTCAGCAAGGCAGACGGGCAGGTCCGGGCCCTCGCGGCCCAGATCGACGACCCCGAGGCGCTCCCCGAGGAGCTCCAGGACGTCGAGACCGCCGAGTCCGACGCCGAGGCCGATGCCGAGGCCGACGAGGGCGGTGACGACGAGGACGAAAGCGACGCGGCCGACGCCGAACCCGAGGACGCCGACGACGACGATGACGACGACGGCGACGCGGGCGACGCGATGGGCGCGATGTTCGGCTAA
- a CDS encoding 50S ribosomal protein L1 has product MADQDIEQAVSSALEDAPERNFRETVDLAINLRDLDLDDPSNRVDTGVVLPEGTGQETNIVVFAAGETALRAEDVADDVLDGDDLEELGDDDDAAKDLADETDFFIAEQDMMQDIGRYLGTVLGPRGKMPEPLDPDDDVVEVVERMKNTVQLRSRDRRTFHTRVGAEDMDAEAIADNIDVIMRRLHAELEKGPLNIDSMFVKTTMGPAVEVA; this is encoded by the coding sequence ATGGCAGATCAGGACATAGAGCAAGCAGTATCTAGCGCACTCGAGGACGCACCGGAGCGGAACTTCCGCGAGACGGTGGACCTCGCGATCAATCTGCGCGACCTAGACCTCGACGATCCGTCGAACCGCGTCGACACTGGCGTCGTCCTGCCGGAAGGGACGGGCCAGGAGACAAACATCGTCGTCTTCGCCGCAGGGGAGACAGCCCTGCGCGCGGAAGACGTCGCCGACGACGTGCTCGACGGGGACGACCTCGAAGAGCTTGGCGACGACGACGACGCGGCCAAGGACCTCGCCGACGAGACCGACTTCTTCATCGCGGAGCAGGACATGATGCAGGACATCGGTCGGTATCTCGGGACGGTCCTCGGCCCGCGCGGGAAGATGCCCGAACCGCTCGACCCCGACGACGACGTCGTCGAAGTCGTCGAACGGATGAAAAACACGGTGCAGCTCCGCAGCCGCGACCGGCGGACCTTCCACACGCGCGTCGGCGCCGAGGACATGGACGCCGAAGCCATCGCGGACAACATCGACGTCATCATGCGTCGGCTGCACGCCGAACTCGAGAAGGGTCCCCTGAACATCGACTCGATGTTCGTCAAGACCACGATGGGGCCCGCCGTCGAGGTGGCCTAA
- a CDS encoding histidine kinase N-terminal 7TM domain-containing protein yields MELQWNPYTVPLALAMLLGIVVTVYAFHEADDRMDVWGALTQSSYVLWCLFTLLTVSSVGLAWKEFWFALFMPSILFMILTAFGFTLHFVGRGEWLTRPRIAVLGLLPVAFLLVSLTNGVHGWMLVDVGLDRSGSFTLLTYDWGIGVFAMAAIAYAIVLVYNGLLLQRVLRSRNVYRKMSAVVFFSTALPAVLAFLSLTRLSPFPHFMLVPFSYLLTGVLVLFGTTSVKFVRAIPVDRFLSVFDSRFDSAVPLARDFVVEEIDSGVMVLDSDDRVVDVNSMAKKMLGLDRPIGKHLSDITQPERIVDGETEPRILRDDEELHEADYEIWVETANGTRCYEVRVSRLSGSEGETVAHVVLLHDITKQKRREEQLEQQTEELRAQKQQLEYQNERLDRFAGIVSHDLRNPLNVTDGYLEIMEAKTDEETGVVEVDDDKIAEMRNATSRMENIIEDALTLAREGKALTETEPVDLAEVAEAAWDNVDTGEATLSVDLDLTADGDRGRLLNVFENLYRNAVEHGSTGNQNASRSDDAVEHGSTSNRTSSDDAIEHGREGVSIRVEPLGTGDGFAVADDGPGIPDDRKDSVLESGYTTSDDGTGLGLAIVRDVVRAHGWTIDVADSDAGGARFEIGDVTSGVAVTPTAE; encoded by the coding sequence ATGGAACTGCAATGGAATCCGTACACGGTGCCGCTGGCGCTCGCAATGCTCCTCGGGATCGTCGTCACTGTGTATGCCTTTCACGAGGCCGACGACCGGATGGACGTCTGGGGAGCGCTGACCCAGTCCTCCTACGTCCTGTGGTGTCTGTTCACCCTTCTGACGGTCTCGAGCGTCGGGCTGGCCTGGAAGGAATTCTGGTTCGCCCTGTTCATGCCTTCGATATTGTTCATGATCCTGACGGCGTTCGGGTTCACGCTCCACTTCGTGGGCCGGGGCGAGTGGCTGACTCGACCACGGATCGCCGTACTCGGCCTCTTGCCCGTGGCATTCCTCCTCGTGAGTCTCACCAACGGCGTCCACGGGTGGATGCTCGTCGACGTGGGGCTCGACCGGAGCGGGTCGTTCACACTCCTCACCTACGACTGGGGGATCGGCGTGTTCGCGATGGCAGCCATCGCGTACGCGATCGTGCTGGTCTACAACGGGCTGCTGTTACAGCGCGTCCTGCGGTCCCGGAACGTCTATCGCAAGATGAGCGCCGTCGTCTTCTTCTCGACGGCGCTCCCGGCGGTCCTGGCGTTTCTCTCGCTGACGCGACTCAGCCCGTTCCCCCACTTCATGCTCGTCCCGTTCAGCTACCTGCTCACCGGGGTGCTGGTCCTCTTCGGGACGACGAGCGTCAAGTTCGTCCGGGCGATTCCAGTCGACCGGTTCCTCTCGGTCTTTGACTCACGGTTCGATAGCGCCGTCCCGCTGGCCAGGGACTTCGTCGTCGAGGAGATCGACAGCGGCGTCATGGTCCTGGACAGCGACGACCGGGTCGTCGACGTCAACTCGATGGCGAAGAAGATGCTCGGGCTCGACAGACCGATCGGAAAACATCTGTCGGACATCACCCAGCCCGAACGCATCGTCGACGGCGAGACGGAACCGAGGATCCTCCGTGACGACGAAGAACTCCACGAGGCCGACTACGAGATCTGGGTCGAGACCGCGAACGGCACCCGCTGTTACGAAGTGCGAGTATCGCGACTCAGCGGTTCGGAGGGTGAGACCGTCGCACACGTCGTCCTGTTGCACGACATCACCAAACAGAAACGCAGAGAAGAGCAGCTCGAACAGCAGACCGAGGAACTACGGGCCCAGAAGCAACAGCTCGAGTACCAGAACGAGCGGCTCGACCGCTTCGCGGGCATCGTCTCTCACGACCTCCGCAATCCCCTCAACGTCACCGACGGCTACCTCGAGATCATGGAGGCGAAAACCGACGAGGAGACCGGCGTGGTCGAGGTCGACGACGACAAAATCGCGGAGATGCGAAACGCGACCTCCCGGATGGAGAACATCATCGAGGACGCGCTCACGCTCGCACGCGAGGGGAAAGCGCTCACCGAGACCGAACCCGTCGACCTGGCCGAGGTGGCCGAGGCGGCCTGGGACAACGTCGATACCGGCGAGGCCACCCTGTCCGTCGACCTCGACCTGACCGCCGACGGCGACCGTGGCCGACTGCTGAACGTCTTCGAGAACCTCTACCGGAACGCTGTCGAACACGGTTCGACAGGCAATCAGAACGCTTCGCGTTCCGATGACGCCGTGGAGCATGGCTCCACGAGCAATCGGACTTCGTCCGATGACGCGATCGAACACGGTCGCGAGGGCGTCAGCATCCGGGTCGAGCCCCTCGGCACCGGCGACGGGTTCGCCGTGGCCGACGACGGACCGGGCATCCCCGACGACCGGAAGGATTCGGTGCTCGAAAGTGGGTATACGACCAGTGACGACGGCACCGGTCTCGGACTCGCGATCGTTCGCGACGTCGTCAGGGCCCACGGCTGGACGATCGACGTCGCCGACAGTGACGCCGGCGGCGCGAGGTTCGAGATCGGAGACGTGACGAGCGGCGTCGCGGTCACACCGACGGCCGAGTGA
- a CDS encoding glutamate--cysteine ligase, with the protein MKDRSTGPSEWTIVDDRSESPQSAQPPDTSFTRLGTLGVEEEFYLVDANGRPAHGASRLVHGSLPSELADQIETEVYDCLVETKTDVCDDAAALGRQVRRKRRALRDHAAHFGRDVAAAGIHPAACPDDVQPTEGARYRAMLDRLQYPQWRNLATGLHLHVGVDDAEKAVWIANELRWYLPVFLALSANSPFYDGHDTGLASARANVFGSLPCSGMPPAFDSFAAYRDVRETMIETDAIPDANQLWWDVRLKPDLGTVEIRTADAQFDPDTVVAFAEYARALVRDLAARYEDGESATEFHDALLETNRWRALRYGHDAEFTDRNARTVVDLGTVVSRECDRLGIDGIGDVLDRPSGSARQRTAYDQRGLSGVCDLLRISSAEEPVERVA; encoded by the coding sequence ATGAAGGACAGGTCGACAGGGCCGTCGGAGTGGACCATCGTCGACGACCGATCCGAGTCGCCGCAGTCGGCGCAGCCGCCGGACACCTCGTTCACCCGTCTGGGGACCCTCGGCGTCGAGGAGGAGTTCTACCTCGTCGACGCGAACGGTCGCCCGGCACACGGCGCCAGCCGCCTCGTCCACGGCAGCCTCCCGTCCGAGTTGGCGGACCAGATCGAGACGGAAGTGTACGACTGCCTCGTCGAGACCAAAACCGACGTCTGCGACGACGCCGCCGCGCTCGGGCGACAGGTGCGGCGCAAGCGGCGCGCGCTCCGGGACCACGCGGCCCACTTCGGCCGCGACGTCGCGGCGGCGGGCATCCACCCGGCCGCCTGCCCGGACGACGTCCAACCCACGGAGGGCGCTCGCTATCGCGCGATGCTCGACCGGCTGCAGTACCCCCAGTGGCGGAACCTCGCGACTGGCCTGCACCTCCACGTCGGGGTCGACGACGCGGAGAAGGCCGTCTGGATCGCGAACGAACTCCGCTGGTACCTCCCGGTGTTCCTGGCGCTGTCGGCGAACTCACCGTTCTACGACGGCCACGACACCGGCCTCGCGTCCGCACGCGCGAACGTCTTCGGCAGTCTGCCCTGCTCGGGGATGCCGCCCGCCTTCGACTCCTTCGCGGCCTACAGGGACGTCCGCGAGACCATGATCGAGACGGACGCGATTCCGGACGCCAATCAGCTCTGGTGGGACGTCCGGCTGAAACCTGACCTGGGGACCGTCGAGATCCGCACCGCCGACGCCCAGTTCGATCCCGACACGGTCGTCGCGTTCGCGGAGTACGCCCGCGCGCTGGTCCGCGACCTCGCCGCTCGCTACGAGGACGGCGAGTCGGCGACGGAGTTCCACGACGCCTTGCTCGAGACTAACAGGTGGCGGGCGCTGCGGTACGGCCACGACGCCGAGTTCACCGACCGGAACGCGCGGACCGTCGTCGACCTCGGGACGGTCGTTTCCCGGGAGTGCGACCGCCTGGGAATCGACGGGATTGGCGACGTCCTCGATCGGCCCAGCGGGAGCGCCCGCCAGCGGACCGCCTACGACCAGCGTGGACTGTCCGGGGTCTGTGACCTCCTCCGGATCTCGTCCGCAGAGGAACCCGTCGAACGCGTCGCCTGA
- a CDS encoding 50S ribosomal protein L11, translated as MAGTIEVLVPGGQANPGPPLGPELGPTPVDVQAVVEQINDQTAAFDGTEVPVTVDYDDEGDFEIEVGVPPTAELVKDEAGFETGSGEPQENFVADLSVDQVIQIAEQKHPDLLAYDLKNAAKEVVGTCTSLGVTIEGNNPREFKERIDEGEYDDIFADEAAA; from the coding sequence ATGGCTGGAACCATCGAGGTACTCGTCCCCGGCGGGCAGGCCAACCCCGGACCGCCGCTCGGACCGGAACTCGGGCCGACCCCCGTCGACGTGCAGGCGGTCGTCGAACAGATCAACGACCAGACAGCGGCCTTCGACGGCACCGAAGTCCCCGTCACCGTCGACTACGACGACGAGGGCGACTTCGAGATCGAGGTCGGGGTCCCCCCGACGGCCGAACTCGTCAAGGACGAGGCCGGCTTCGAGACGGGCAGCGGCGAACCCCAGGAGAACTTCGTCGCCGACCTCTCGGTCGACCAGGTCATCCAGATCGCCGAGCAGAAACACCCGGACCTGCTGGCCTACGACCTGAAGAACGCCGCCAAGGAAGTCGTCGGGACCTGCACCTCGCTGGGCGTCACCATCGAGGGCAACAACCCCCGCGAGTTCAAGGAGCGAATCGACGAGGGCGAGTACGACGACATCTTCGCGGACGAAGCCGCAGCGTAG